In Bacteroides cellulosilyticus, the genomic stretch GAAGAATATGCACCGATATCTATAATTCCGGCACCTTCATCCAAGATCTGCTGTGCCCGTGCAGTTATCTCAGCCTCAGTCTGCATACGTGAACCGGCATAGAAAGAATCAGGAGTAATATTTAATATTCCCATGACGCAGGGAACGGACAGGTCGAGCAAAGAACCGTTGACGTTAATATATTTAGAGGATAATATTTCCATGGATAATCCTTTTTCGTTTATACTTTGCAAATGTAACCAAAAAAGATTATCGTAAATACATTAAATACAAAAAAACAAGTTAACTTTGCTCAGGATTAACAACCAATAGATAGAAGTAGTAAACTATGGAAGCATGCAGAACGACTGGGCTGGTCTCTCTTTTCCTACTACTTTTCTGGTTGCTTATTCCCGGACATATTCACGGGCAACAGACAAGCGAACAAGAAAAGTATCATGTTGACAGTACATTATTTGTATATTATCAACATTGTAAGGCAGAAATAAAATCTCCTTCTGTCATGCAGATGCTTGATACGTTATTCCTTATGGCCAAAGAAAAAGGAGATTTACGTATGCAGGCAGTCGCCATATCCAGCAAAACAGATCATTTCTATTTTGGTCCGTCCTTTGAAGGCCAAGAGGACAGCCTGATATTGTATACCAACACCATCAAAGACTTTGCCCGGAAAACCAATCAACCTCAATATTATTATTTTGCCTGGGCCAACCGTCTCATAACTTACTATACCAAACAGAAGAAATTAAACCTGGCCCTCTATGAAGCCAACAAGATGCAACAAGAATCGGAAAGTCGGGAAGAAATTGATGGCATGCAGAATTGCTACCAAGCACTGTTGCGCATCTATCAGAGTAAAGAACTCTACAAACAAGCCACTGTATATGCACAAAAACTGATAGATCTCACATTAAAATATAACCTGAATAAATATAATCTGGCAAACAAATATCTTGAATTAGGTAACTGCTACCTCCGTACCAACGAACCAGCAAAGGCCTGGGAGGCTCTTGAAGAAAGTAAATTGTATATTGGGAATGAACTAAACCAAGGAGCTTATCTATGCGGACTACTTCGTTATTATATTCACACCAAAGATATGGTCAAAGCCCGGGAAACACTAAAAGAAACCACACAACTTTTCAGCAAGAATACCGAACTGCGTATTAAGCGTGCTACTAATCTACTAGAAATTGAAACCAATTATTACATAGAAACCGGCGAATACGATAAAGCCCTGGGGGTATTCCAGCAAGCCTTTGAAAAGCTGAGCCAAAATGGATTTATCACCCCTACACTATACCGCAAACGTGGGTCTATCTATACTGCAAAAAAGGACTATCAGAAAGCAATTGAGAGTTATGAAAAAGCTTTTGAACTCAGTGATTCACTGAATAGTGCCCAGGAAGACATAGCTGTAGGAGAGTTCGCAACCATTTTGGGAATGGAACATCTTAATTTAGAAAACAAGGAGTTAATACAGAAAAATCAGGAAATACAATTGGAAAAACGCCGGTATCTCATCATTCTACTATGTATCATAGTAGTGATCGTAGGTGTCATGTTCTTCCGCGAAACCCAACTGAATAAAGTTCTGCGGCGTGCCAAAGATGCAGAACAGAGCGCTAGTCGTATGAAAACGGAATTCATACAGAATATGAGCCATGAGATACGCACTCCACTCAATTCTATAGTAGGTTTTTCGCAAATACTCAGCTGCAAAATTTCTGAAGAAGACGAAGAATCGAAAGAATATACGACTATCATCGAGCAAGGCAGTAATCATTTGCTTCAATTGGTAGACAACGTATTGGAATTATCCAGTCTTGATAGCGGCACACCCATCCCCACCGATACTAAAGTAGAGATAAACGCACTGTGCCGTCAATGGGTGGAAAAGGCTAAAAGCTCACTCAAACCTGGAGTAGAGCTGGTTTACCAACCGGAACAGGACGAGCTCCACCTGTACACTAATCCCGGACGCCTCACTCAAGTGGTATCGCACTTGCTCCACAATTCAGCCCGATTCACCGAAAAAGGCAGCATCACACTCAGTTGGCATATCAATCCTAAGCAACGGTCATTGGTGATTTCCGTAACAGACACCGGAATCGGCATCCCCCAGGACAAGCAGGACTTTGTATTCGAACGTTTTGCCAAAATAGATACATTCTCCACAGGAACCGGACTGGGATTAGCACTTGGGCGCCTCATCATGGAAAAAATGGACGGTAGTCTGGTGCTCGATGATAAATATACCGAAGGATGCAGCTTCGTATTAACTTTACCCATAAAATGACATGAACAAAACACCGTAAAGTCTTTTAGTTTCAAAAAAGATAAATTAACTTTGCAGCAAGCGCATTAAGAATCAATTAATGAACACAAGAAGGACATCCCGGCATATCCTTACCGTTTTGCTCTGCCTCACCACATTATGCAGCCTCCCCATGCGAGCGCAGCAAAGAGACACGCAGAAAGAATACAATGTAGATAGCACATTATATGTTTACTATCTGCATTGCAAAGCAGAAGTGAGCTCTCCTACCGTAATACAAATGTCCGATACTCTTTTCCGCATGGCAGGCGAAAAAGGCGACCAGCGTATGCAAGCAGTAGCCTTGTGTAATAAACTGGACTTCTATTATTATCAAAACAAGCAATTGGACAGCATCACCCATTATGTAAATATAGTAAAAGACTTTGCCAGAAAGACCAATCAGCCTAAATACTACTACTTCGCATGGAGCAAACGGCTCATCAACTACTACATCAAACAGCATCAAAACAACATAGCGCTATACGAAGCAAACAAGATGATGCAGGAAGCGGAACAGGAAAAGTACATGGATGGAATTGCCAATGCCTACAACGTACTAAGCAGCATTTACCAGCTCAAAAGACTGTACAGCCTGGCTATCGATAATAAAAAGAAAGAAATAGAAATCACACTGGAATACGACCTGGACAAATATAACTTATCCACCACCTATTCGATATTGGGAGGGCTTTATAGCCTGACAGGTGAAGCCGATAAAGCTATTGAATACCTCAATAAAAGCGCTACCTGCATTTATAGCAGTACACAGGAATTCTATTATTATGTCCGCCTCGCCCAATATTATCTTTTAATCGAAGATAATGCCCAGGCATGGGAATACCTGAAAAAAGCCAAAGACTTATCCAACTCTAAAAAAGAAGTGCAGAAGAATCTGCAAGAATATGATGGAGTCCTGAAACAATACTATATAGCAACAAAACAATATGAAAAAGCTCTGGAAGTTCAGGACCACATCATCAGCGTATACCACCCTAATGACAAAAGTTTTATTGAGGACGTTCTCAACCGGGCTGCAATATACTATGAAATGGGAGATTTACCCCAAGCAGCCCGATATTATAATGAATACTACACTCTGAATGACTCTGCCCAAATAAGCAACGAAAATATTACGGCAGGAGAGTTTGCCGCCATGCTGGGTGTAGAGCGGCTGAACCTGGAAAAGAGCGAACTGCAGCAACAAATGCAGCAACGCGATTTGGCGAACAAGCAACGTATTATCATTTTCCTGATTGCATTACTAACTCTCGGTTTTATCATCTTTTACCGCGAGCACCTCCTCAATGGGCGGCTACGCATATCACAGAAGCAACTCAGCGAAAAAAACAATGAATTGCTCCGCTCGCAAGAAGAGCTGAAATACGCTAAAGAGCAAGCAGAAGACGGCAGCCGCATGAAGTCGGAATTCATTCAGAACATGAGCCACGAGATACGTACGCCACTAAACTCCATCGTAGGCTTCTCACAAATTCTCAGCAGTTACTTCAGCGATAGCGACGATACAAAAGAGTATGCCCATATTATCGAGCAGAACAGCACCAACCTTCTGCAACTCGTCAATGACGTGCTCGACCTTTCCTATCTGGATGGTGAGCGGGAGATACCTGCACAGACCATTGCAGATATTACAGGCGTCTGCCAAACCTGCATAGACCAGGTGCGCTTCAAACTAAAACCGGATGTGCAACTGATATTCACCCCCGAACGGGAGAACTTTACCATGCAAACAAATCCCGACCGCATTTCGCAGATATTAATGAATCTTCTGCAAAACGCGGCAAAGTTCACGCAAGAAGGCAGCATCACCCTCACCTACCATATCCGCGAAGAGGAGAAAATAATTCTGTTTAGTGTAACCGATACGGGTATCGGCATTCCGGCAGATAAGCAAGAAACTGTATTTGAGCGTTTCACCAAACTGGACTCGTTTGTTCCCGGCACAGGGTTGGGGTTATCCATCAGCCGCATGATTGCCGAAAAGATGGGAGGCACCCTTCTTGTAGACTCAACCTATACAGCCGGCTGCCGCTTTATCCTGACTTTACCGTTGAAGGAATAAAAAACATTTTCACCGTAAGCGTACCACCATTACGGAGAATATCTATCTTTGCAACGTTTTAGACAACAGAATATAACAACGTTTCAAAAAGAAGATAGTTATGGATATCACCACCCTTTACAAGATATATCTGGAATGCACCAGCGTGACAACCGACAGCCGCAACTGTCCTGAAGGTTCTTTATTCATTGCCCTGAAAGGCGATAATTTCAACGGAAATGCCTTTGCCGCCAAAGCATTGGAATCAGGAAGTGCATACGCAGTAGTAGACGAAGCCGAACACGCCCCGACAGGCGATTCACATTATATATTAGTAGACAATTGCCTGCATACGCTGCAACAACTTGCCAATTACCATCGCCGCCAACTGGGCACACGCCTCATCGGTATCACGGGCACCAATGGGAAAACCACCACCAAAGAACTAATGGCTGCCGTCCTGTTGCAGAAATATAATATACTTTATACACTGGGGAACTTGAATAACCACATCGGCGTCCCCCTCACCTTGCTGCGTCTGAAACCGGAACATGAACTCGGCATCATAGAAATGGGTGCCAGCCATCCGGGAGACATCAAAGAATTAGTAAATATAGCCGAACCGGATTATGGCATCATCACCAATGTAGGCAAGGCGCATCTGGAAGGTTTCGGTTCTTTCGAAGGAGTTATCAAGACCAAAGGCGAACTGTACGATTACCTCCGCGAGCGGAAAAACTCTACAGTCTTCATTCATCACGACAACGCATTTCTGAAAGAGATTGCCGGAGGATTAAACCTGATTTCTTACGGAAGCGAAGACGGGCTATACATCAGCGGGCACGTGACCGGCAATTCCCCTTATCTCACTTTTGAATGGAAAGCGGGCAAAGACGGTGAACACCATGAAGTGAAGACGCAACTGATTGGTGAATATAACTTCCCGAATGCGTTGGCTGCTATCACCATCGGTCGTTTCTTTGATGTGGAACCGGGAAAAATAGATATTGCTTTAGCTGAATATGCTCCACAGAATAATCGTTCGCAGTTGAAACAAACCGCAGATAATACGCTGATTATTGATGCATACAACGCCAACCCCACCAGCATGCAGGCTTCCATCAGCAACTTCCGTAATATGGAAGTTGAAAATAAAATGCTGATATTGGGAGATATGAGAGAATTGGGAAAGGATGGTCCGGAAGAACATCAGAAGATTGCAGACTTCCTGACAGAATGTGGTTTCAAGGATGTAATGCTGGTAGGAGACCAATTCGCTGCCGCGAAACATAACTTCCCGACTTATCCGGATGCCCCGGCGGTCATTGAAGTTTTACAGAAAAGCAAACCTCATGGAAAAACAATCCTTATCAAAGGATCGAACGGAATTAAACTGAGTACGGTGATTGATTATTTATAGTCAATCACCATTATTGTTTCTTCGCCATTCGCGGACGTAACACAAAGTATCCTATCAGCGAAGCAATCAGCGCTCCTGTTGTATTGGCTGCAAAGTCCAGCCAATCGCCTCCACGATAAGTAGTGCAGTATTCCTGCAACAATTCCACCATTCCACTAAATAATACCGGACAGACAAATGCTCCTACCCACGCATGCCACAATGGAGAATCTCCTTTTTGGTGCGCCCGCAGGAATTCCAGCCACAGCATACCGGACATCCCTAAATACATACAAATGTGTACGATTTTATCAATATTAGGAATATTGCTCAAATCGGTGGTAGGCGGTTTAAAGAACGACAAATAGATTACCGTCAGTATAATCAGTAATGATACCGGATATTTCTTAATATAGTATAGCATATCTCAATTTATGAACGATTTGTGCGCAAAAGTACAGAACATTTTCTATATTTGCATGTTCTAGTAGAGAATAATAACGAAATGAAAGAAAAATCTACTTTTTTATGACTAAAAATGACAGAGCCAATTTTGGGAGCAAATTAGGTGTCATACTTGCTTCGGCAGGTTCCGCGGTCGGTCTGGGTAACATCTGGCGGTTTCCCTACGAGACAGGTAATCACGGTGGTGCTGCGTTTATTCTCATCTACTTAGCATGTGTACTTATATTGGGAATTCCTATCATGGTATCCGAATTTCTCATCGGACGTCATTCACGCGCCAACACTGCCGGTGCTTATCAAAAACTGGCACCGGGTACGCACTGGCGTTGGGTAGGCCGTATGGGAGTATTGGCAGGTTTTCTGATCTTGAGCTACTATTCCGTAGTGGCCGGCTGGACACTGGAATTCATAGGTGAAGCTGTTACCGATAACTTTGCCGGAAAAACGGCAGCCGATTATATTAATACATTTAATTCATTCTCTTCTAATCCCTGGCGTCCGGTTATTTGGCTGATACTCTTTCTTCTCGCCACCCACTTCATCATCGTAAAAGGGGTGGAAAAAGGCATCGAAAAGTCTGCTAAGATTATGATGCCGATGCTATTTATTCTGTTAATCATACTGGCAGGCTGTTCCATTGCATTACCAGGCTCCGGTGCCGGTCTGGAGTTTCTTCTGAAGCCGGAATGGGATAAGGTAACTACCAACGTATTCCTGAGTGCCATGGGACAGGCCTTCTTCTCCCTGAGTCTGGGAATGGGATGCCTTTGCACCTATGCATCGTATTTCAAAAAAGACACGAATCTGACTAAAACTGCTTTCAGCGTTAGTATTATCGATACATTTGTAGCTATATTGGCAGGACTTATCATCTTTCCTGCTGCATTCTCGGTGGGCATTCAGCCGGATGCCGGTCCGAGTCTTATCTTCATTACACTACCCAATGTATTCCAACAGGCATTTAGCGGAGTACCTTTATTAGCTTATATATTTTCAGTCATGTTTTATATTCTTCTGGCAGTTGCAGCACTGACTTCCACCATCTCTATGCACGAAGTGGTAACGGCTTATCTGCACGAGGAATTCCACCTGAGTCGGAAACGCGCGGCAAGCTTCGTAACGGGCGGTTGTATGTTTTTGGGAACCTTATGTTCTCTTTCATTGGGAGTAGGTAAAGGATATACTCTGTTCGGCTTGAATTTATTCGACATGTTCGACTTTGTCACAGCTAAGATCATGTTGCCGTTAGGTGGTCTGTGCATTTCCATCTTTACCGGCTGGTATCTGAATAAAAAGATTGTCTGGGAAGAAGTCAGCAACAACGGAACACTGAAAGTAACGTTCTACAAATTGCTGATTTTCATATTGAAGTTTATAGCTCCGATAGCAATTTCACTCATCTTTATTAAGGAATTGGGATTCTTGAAATTGTAGGAGATGCAGAATCTATTTAAAGATTTCTTTTACTTTACCCGGGGAGAAAAGCGAGGTATCCTGATGCTCATAGCGACTATCTGTATCGTCTTTCTCGCCGGGTATCTTATATCCGCCTGGCAACGAAGAGATCAAATCTCCCCGAATGACAGGGCTATACAAGCTACCGCCCAACAGGAATATGAAGAATTCATAGCCTCACTGGAAGAAAAAGAGCAATCCGATGAAAAACAATATACGAGTTATAAGCAAAAGAAAGAAGAAAGCATTCCCATCATCCTGGCTTCTTTCAATCCCAATACAGCTGACTCCATAACATTCCGACACTTAGGACTACCAGCATGGATGACAAAGAATATCCTGCACTATCGGGCAAAGGGTGGCAAATTCCGTAAAACGGAAGATTTTAAAAAGATATATGGAATGACAGAAGATCAATACTTTGTTCTGTCACCTTACATACATATTCCACCGGAAGACACAGTACGTCATACACCACAACTGTATATTACAGAAACTGTACCAGTGGAAAATATAAAATATAAAACCGGCACTATTCTTGATCTTAATCGCGCCGACACCACCGAATTAAAAAAGATTCCGGGTATCGGAAGCGGCATTGCCCGCCTGATTGTGGGTTATCGGCAACGCCTTGGCGGATTCTACCAAATAGAACAATTAAAGGATATCAATCTGGATACTCGGCAACTGCAAGCATGGTTCAGTATCGACCCGACGAATGTTCACCGCATTAACCTGAACCGCACCGGTGTAGACAGATTGCGCTCCCACCCTTACATCAACTTCTATCAAGCTAAAGCCATTGTAGAATACCGCAAGAAAAAAGGCTCGCTAACAAGCCTTAAACCTTTCTCCCTTTACGAGGAATTTACAAAAGCTGATCTGGACAGAATCAGCCACTATATCTGCTTTGAATAAATAAAACAAGCAAGCTAATAAAAGAGATATGCGATCTTGGGACGAAATCGGCATTTGACTCAAATCGGTACAGAAAGGAATTATTTCACCACAGAGGACACAGAGAGCACAGAGGTTATAATTATCTCTGAATTAGAAGTCTAAAAACTCTGCGTTCTCTGTGTCCTCTGTGGTGAAAAGATTCATAACCGAAAAGGAATAAGAAAATTCTTCCCTCTGATGCAACTTTAATCTCCTCTTCTTCGTCTAATCAATACAAAACAACCCGAAACAGGACAGGCCATTCTGGAATTAGGAATTAAAATAAAAAAATCACAATGAAAAGATTATTAATAGCCATACTGATGGTCAGTATGGTACAGGAAGTATTTGCTCAAAAAATAGAGATAAAAGGTACTGTACGCAATGCAACAGACAATGAAGCCACAGAATTTGTAAACGTCGTACTGCAAACCACCGACTCCGTCTTTGTAAATGGTGTGTCTACCAACAATCACGGAAGTTTCATTTTCAATAAAGTAGAAGCTGGCAATTACCGATTGGTTCTTTCCAGTGTTGGATACAACACACAATACATCACATTGAACGGAGTAAAACGTAACACAGATCTGGGAGATATTCTTCTGGAAGATGCCTCAGTAGCCCTGGAGGGTGTAACCATCAATGGTTCCAGTCAAATCAGCCGTCCCGACCGGAAACTGGTATTCCCTTCCGAACGCCAGATGAAAGTCTCCACCAATGGAGTCAATCTGTTACAAGAACTGATGCTCCCACGTATCCAAGTCAATCCGATGAATAATGAGATCGGAATATCCGGTGGAGGTGAATTGCAAATACGTATCAACGGAGCCAAGGCAGATATCAATGAGATAAAAGCTCTGCGCCCCGCCGATATCATCCGTATAGAATATCATGACAATCCCGGACTACGTTATGGCAATGCGGAAATCGTACTCGATTACATCGTTCGCCGCCCCGATACGGGAGGAAGCTTCGGCACCGATCTCAGTCAAGGTGTCAATGCAATGTGGGGAAACTACAACGTATTCGGTAAAGTCAATCATAAAAAATCAGAGTTCGGTCTTTCTTACTACATGGGGCCTCGCGATTTCTACGGTATGTATCGGGATAATGAAGAAACATTCCGCTTAGCAGATGGAAATACCATTCAGCGCGTAGAAAAGGGAGAGCCCAGCCATGCCATGTTATTCATGCAAAATCTGAATGTCAGTTACAGTCTTCAGGCATCCAAAAATTCTCTCTTCAGTGCCACCTTCCGCCTGCGTGGAAATAATCAGCCCAATTGGGATTACCAGGGAGTGCTCTATAATGTGAATGATGAGACAGATATGGTAAATATGATAGACCGCACCAAGAACAGCTGGACTCGCCCCTCTTTAGATCTCTACTATCAGCAAAACCTAAAAAATAAGCAGACGTTGGTATTCAATCTGGTAGGAACTTACAACCGGGAGAAGTCGCACCGTATCTATCAGGAAAGCCTACACAACGAAATATTGACTGACATTAACAACAATGTATTGGGTGACAAATACTCCATAATCGGAGAAGCCATTTACGAAAAGCAGTTCTCAAAAGGAAACGCATTGAGTTTTGGCTTACAGCACACCCAGTCCTATTCTAACAACGAATACAGAAACGGACATAATTATGATACCCGGATGAACCAGGGAAACAGTTACATATTCAGTGAATACCGTGGAAAGATTCATAAACTGGATTATAGATTAGGAGTCAGCCTGACACGTTTCTACTACAACCAAAGTGGTAATGACAAACCTTCTGAAAAGTACAATGTGAATCCGAAAGCTACATTACATTATACCTTCTCGGAGAATTCATATCTCCGCTGGAAAGCTGAAGTTTTTAACACCACTCCTTCATTGAGTGACCTAAGCGCCATAGAACAAACGGTAGACTCTTTCCAAATACGTCGTGGCAACCCAAATCTGAAATCGTATATGTGCTATCGCACGGAACTGACTTATGAGTGGAAGAAAGGCATTTTCTACAGTAATCTATGGGGTGCATATGATTACCGTCCCAATGCCATTATGGATGAGAAACGGCAGGAAGGCAATAAAATTGTACAAACATGGGACAATCAGAAAGACTGGCAGAAACTGTCCGGACGACTGATGCTCCGGGTAGGTCCGATATGGGACATGTTGCAACTCTCTTTTACCGGTGGAGTGAATCATTATATGAGTAACGGAAACAATTACTCCCACACTTATACCAACTGGTATTACGAAGGACAGGCTTCTTTCAACTACAAGCGTTTCTCCCTGTTCTGGCAGATTAATACCAACTGGAATAACTTTTGGGGAGAAACCTTGTCGGGAGGAGAAAACATCCAGATATTAGGTCTATATTATAAATATAAAGATCTCCGTTTGGGCGTAGGTGCTTTCAACCCATTCACTGATAATTATAAAGTAGAGAATGAGAATTGGAATCAATTTGCCTCGTACAAGACTAAAAGCTATATTAAGGAAAGCTCACGTATGTTTCTAGTCAGCTTATCCTACAATTTTTCTTTTGGGCGTAAGTTCAAAGCAACACAAAGAAAAGTAAACAATAGCGATAATGAATCAGGAGTAATGAGTACGGGGAAATAAGATCAAACTATTTCCCCGTCAACCATGTGCACCGTACGGTCCGTAATCTGTGCCAGTCCTTCATCGTGAGTGACAATAACAAATGTTTGTCCAAAACGATTGCGAAGATCGAAGAAAAGCTGATGCAATTCTTCCTTATTATGAGTATCCAGGCTACCCGAAGGTTCGTCAGCCAGTATCACAGCCGGATGATTAATAAGAGCACGGGCTACGGCCACACGTTGTTTTTCCCCACCTGAAAGTTCATTGGGCTTATGCCCGGCACGATCAGTCAGTCCCATAAACTCCAACAATTCCAGCGCAGATGCAGTAGCCTCTTTCTGCCCCACACCGGCAATAAATGCAGGTATCATCACGTTTTCCAATGCCGTGAATTCTGGTAAAAGCTGGTGAAACTGAAAGACAAACCCGATATGTTTGTTACGGAAAGCCGACAGTTCCTTCTCCTTCATACGGCTGACCAAAGTACCGTCGATCGTTATCGTTCCGCTATCAGGGGCATCCAAGGTTCCCATAATCTGAAGCAAAGTAGTCTTTCCCGCTCCACTCGGACCAACAATACTAACGATCTCGCTCTTATCTATGTTCAAATCGATTCCCCGCAGAACTTGCAGGCTACCGAAACTCTTGGTTATTCCTTGTAATTGTATCATACTTATTTTAATGAAGAATGAAGAACTAAAAATGAAGAATAACCTTTCAGCACACTTTTACAGCGCAGCCAAATTCTTCATTTTTAATTCTTCATTTTATTTATAATCTCTTCAACACATATTCCGCCAGATAACATCCGAATACCGCCGGCATATAGCTAACAGTTCCACACGTCGATTTCTTATTCATTTCATCCTCAGTCAGCAGTACCGCTTTCGGATCTGCCTGCTCCGTACTGAACACTACCGGCAGTTTACGCTTAATTCCCATTTTTTGGAGTCGTTTTCTGACTGCTTTGCTCAGCCCGCAATGATAAGTATCCCATATATCGGCAAAACGAACCTGAGTTATATCACTCTTTGCACCGGCTCCCATGCTGGAGACTATCTTAATATGTCGCTTCATGGCCTCTGCAATCAAATGACATTTTGGGGACAATGTATCAATAGCATCCACTACAAAATCATAGGAGGCCGCGTCCAGCAGTTCAGGAATATTTTCATCTTTCAGAAATACGGGCAATACAGTCAGTTCAATCTCCG encodes the following:
- a CDS encoding UDP-N-acetylmuramoyl-tripeptide--D-alanyl-D-alanine ligase, which produces MDITTLYKIYLECTSVTTDSRNCPEGSLFIALKGDNFNGNAFAAKALESGSAYAVVDEAEHAPTGDSHYILVDNCLHTLQQLANYHRRQLGTRLIGITGTNGKTTTKELMAAVLLQKYNILYTLGNLNNHIGVPLTLLRLKPEHELGIIEMGASHPGDIKELVNIAEPDYGIITNVGKAHLEGFGSFEGVIKTKGELYDYLRERKNSTVFIHHDNAFLKEIAGGLNLISYGSEDGLYISGHVTGNSPYLTFEWKAGKDGEHHEVKTQLIGEYNFPNALAAITIGRFFDVEPGKIDIALAEYAPQNNRSQLKQTADNTLIIDAYNANPTSMQASISNFRNMEVENKMLILGDMRELGKDGPEEHQKIADFLTECGFKDVMLVGDQFAAAKHNFPTYPDAPAVIEVLQKSKPHGKTILIKGSNGIKLSTVIDYL
- a CDS encoding sensor histidine kinase, with amino-acid sequence MNTRRTSRHILTVLLCLTTLCSLPMRAQQRDTQKEYNVDSTLYVYYLHCKAEVSSPTVIQMSDTLFRMAGEKGDQRMQAVALCNKLDFYYYQNKQLDSITHYVNIVKDFARKTNQPKYYYFAWSKRLINYYIKQHQNNIALYEANKMMQEAEQEKYMDGIANAYNVLSSIYQLKRLYSLAIDNKKKEIEITLEYDLDKYNLSTTYSILGGLYSLTGEADKAIEYLNKSATCIYSSTQEFYYYVRLAQYYLLIEDNAQAWEYLKKAKDLSNSKKEVQKNLQEYDGVLKQYYIATKQYEKALEVQDHIISVYHPNDKSFIEDVLNRAAIYYEMGDLPQAARYYNEYYTLNDSAQISNENITAGEFAAMLGVERLNLEKSELQQQMQQRDLANKQRIIIFLIALLTLGFIIFYREHLLNGRLRISQKQLSEKNNELLRSQEELKYAKEQAEDGSRMKSEFIQNMSHEIRTPLNSIVGFSQILSSYFSDSDDTKEYAHIIEQNSTNLLQLVNDVLDLSYLDGEREIPAQTIADITGVCQTCIDQVRFKLKPDVQLIFTPERENFTMQTNPDRISQILMNLLQNAAKFTQEGSITLTYHIREEEKIILFSVTDTGIGIPADKQETVFERFTKLDSFVPGTGLGLSISRMIAEKMGGTLLVDSTYTAGCRFILTLPLKE
- a CDS encoding helix-hairpin-helix domain-containing protein — encoded protein: MQNLFKDFFYFTRGEKRGILMLIATICIVFLAGYLISAWQRRDQISPNDRAIQATAQQEYEEFIASLEEKEQSDEKQYTSYKQKKEESIPIILASFNPNTADSITFRHLGLPAWMTKNILHYRAKGGKFRKTEDFKKIYGMTEDQYFVLSPYIHIPPEDTVRHTPQLYITETVPVENIKYKTGTILDLNRADTTELKKIPGIGSGIARLIVGYRQRLGGFYQIEQLKDINLDTRQLQAWFSIDPTNVHRINLNRTGVDRLRSHPYINFYQAKAIVEYRKKKGSLTSLKPFSLYEEFTKADLDRISHYICFE
- a CDS encoding sensor histidine kinase; the protein is MEACRTTGLVSLFLLLFWLLIPGHIHGQQTSEQEKYHVDSTLFVYYQHCKAEIKSPSVMQMLDTLFLMAKEKGDLRMQAVAISSKTDHFYFGPSFEGQEDSLILYTNTIKDFARKTNQPQYYYFAWANRLITYYTKQKKLNLALYEANKMQQESESREEIDGMQNCYQALLRIYQSKELYKQATVYAQKLIDLTLKYNLNKYNLANKYLELGNCYLRTNEPAKAWEALEESKLYIGNELNQGAYLCGLLRYYIHTKDMVKARETLKETTQLFSKNTELRIKRATNLLEIETNYYIETGEYDKALGVFQQAFEKLSQNGFITPTLYRKRGSIYTAKKDYQKAIESYEKAFELSDSLNSAQEDIAVGEFATILGMEHLNLENKELIQKNQEIQLEKRRYLIILLCIIVVIVGVMFFRETQLNKVLRRAKDAEQSASRMKTEFIQNMSHEIRTPLNSIVGFSQILSCKISEEDEESKEYTTIIEQGSNHLLQLVDNVLELSSLDSGTPIPTDTKVEINALCRQWVEKAKSSLKPGVELVYQPEQDELHLYTNPGRLTQVVSHLLHNSARFTEKGSITLSWHINPKQRSLVISVTDTGIGIPQDKQDFVFERFAKIDTFSTGTGLGLALGRLIMEKMDGSLVLDDKYTEGCSFVLTLPIK
- a CDS encoding VanZ family protein, which translates into the protein MLYYIKKYPVSLLIILTVIYLSFFKPPTTDLSNIPNIDKIVHICMYLGMSGMLWLEFLRAHQKGDSPLWHAWVGAFVCPVLFSGMVELLQEYCTTYRGGDWLDFAANTTGALIASLIGYFVLRPRMAKKQ
- a CDS encoding sodium-dependent transporter — encoded protein: MTKNDRANFGSKLGVILASAGSAVGLGNIWRFPYETGNHGGAAFILIYLACVLILGIPIMVSEFLIGRHSRANTAGAYQKLAPGTHWRWVGRMGVLAGFLILSYYSVVAGWTLEFIGEAVTDNFAGKTAADYINTFNSFSSNPWRPVIWLILFLLATHFIIVKGVEKGIEKSAKIMMPMLFILLIILAGCSIALPGSGAGLEFLLKPEWDKVTTNVFLSAMGQAFFSLSLGMGCLCTYASYFKKDTNLTKTAFSVSIIDTFVAILAGLIIFPAAFSVGIQPDAGPSLIFITLPNVFQQAFSGVPLLAYIFSVMFYILLAVAALTSTISMHEVVTAYLHEEFHLSRKRAASFVTGGCMFLGTLCSLSLGVGKGYTLFGLNLFDMFDFVTAKIMLPLGGLCISIFTGWYLNKKIVWEEVSNNGTLKVTFYKLLIFILKFIAPIAISLIFIKELGFLKL